In Myxococcus stipitatus, the following are encoded in one genomic region:
- a CDS encoding carboxypeptidase-like regulatory domain-containing protein, with amino-acid sequence MSIVPFRWSIRLFIVARWARVSARALLIDALRLFAALCLLSGMTAHAGATLIGKVTRADSPWDAFVGVTVTVVRYPDIKREAVTDEHGEYRVEDLSPGRFLVALSHDATATSDSRDVHLEEGQTLRLDVRLEEGPWESYLPIWGYNQTTSPHHFKVNQDFFPDLKHQPLARDQGDTVRSVDSALPLATGTRVTHSGLSLHGASGLEAHYQLDGLSTVDPAFGTNALPLHSSFLESIDLSWSGTDAMSGGVTGARIAATTTPTVFRRFSGSAFMSWSPGFLAGARAPPGTGGTFPRTTSLGNLGDLGGTFAGPIIPKRLAVFLGAAPILSRSRVSAETSPFLDQRGVQAIAKLTLKSPSYPGSVNLSFITTPTE; translated from the coding sequence GTGTCCATCGTGCCTTTCCGCTGGAGCATCCGTCTGTTCATCGTGGCGCGCTGGGCAAGGGTGTCCGCACGCGCGCTCTTGATTGATGCGCTCCGACTGTTCGCGGCCTTGTGTCTGTTGTCTGGAATGACCGCCCACGCCGGGGCGACCCTCATCGGAAAGGTGACCCGCGCGGACTCTCCCTGGGACGCCTTCGTGGGAGTCACCGTCACCGTGGTGCGCTATCCCGACATCAAGCGAGAGGCCGTCACGGACGAGCACGGTGAATACCGCGTGGAGGACCTCTCACCGGGCAGATTCCTCGTCGCCCTCAGTCACGATGCGACCGCAACCAGCGACTCTCGAGACGTCCATCTTGAGGAGGGGCAGACACTCCGCCTGGATGTGCGCTTGGAGGAGGGGCCGTGGGAGTCGTACCTCCCGATTTGGGGATACAACCAAACCACTTCCCCCCATCACTTCAAGGTGAACCAGGACTTCTTCCCGGACCTCAAGCACCAGCCCCTCGCCAGGGACCAAGGCGACACCGTTCGCTCCGTCGACAGCGCCCTCCCACTCGCCACGGGAACCCGTGTGACGCACTCGGGCCTCTCTCTCCATGGCGCATCCGGGCTCGAGGCCCACTACCAGTTGGATGGCTTGTCCACCGTCGACCCCGCGTTCGGCACCAATGCCTTGCCCCTCCACTCCAGCTTCCTCGAAAGCATCGACCTTTCCTGGAGCGGTACCGACGCGATGTCCGGCGGTGTCACAGGAGCCCGTATCGCCGCGACCACCACGCCGACAGTCTTCCGGAGGTTCTCCGGCTCCGCCTTCATGTCCTGGTCACCCGGCTTCCTGGCGGGAGCGCGCGCGCCGCCTGGCACCGGCGGCACCTTTCCTCGCACGACGTCGCTGGGGAACCTCGGCGACCTCGGAGGGACCTTCGCGGGCCCCATCATCCCCAAGCGACTGGCCGTCTTTCTGGGGGCGGCCCCCATCCTGAGCCGCTCGCGTGTCAGCGCGGAGACCTCTCCCTTTCTGGACCAGCGCGGCGTCCAGGCCATCGCCAAGCTGACGCTCAAATCCCCATCCTATCCCGGCAGCGTGAATCTCTCCTTCATCACCACCCCCACCGAGTGA